The Candidatus Thermoplasmatota archaeon nucleotide sequence GATATTCCAATTGCAATTATGACCTACTACAACATTATTTTCAATTTCGGTGAAGAGCAATTCGTTAAAAGGGCAAGCGCTGTGGGCGTAGACGGGATTATTGTCCCTGACCTGCCAATTGAAGAAAGTGATGCACTGATAAAAGCAGCAAGAGCTTATGATATAGCTACAATCTTTTTAGCCTCGCCTGCCTCAAGCAACGAAAGAATCAAGAAGATTATTGAGAAGACAAAAGGCTTTCTTTACTTAGTATCTGTTTACGGCGTAACTGGTGCACGTGAAGAACTTAGCAAAGCCGCAAAATCTCTGATTAAAAGAGTAAAGCTTTTAGCTGAGGCAAAAATCCCAGTTGCATTAGGTTTCGGGATATCTAAGCCTAAACATGTTTACGAGGCTGTAAAAGCAGGTGCTAGCGCCGTTATTGTGGGGAGCGCAGTTGTTAAAATTATAGAGGAAAGTGCCTCTACAAAAAGAATAGAGAGTTTTGTTAAATCTCTTAAAAACGCTCTCTCAGATGCATAAACCGCAACTCCTAAATACCGCAAAAATCATTCTTTCACCTTGAAATATGCCTAAAACTCTAGAAGAAATAAATCGTAAAATTAAGGAAGGTAATGCTGTGGTTGTAGATGCAGAAGAAATGTCTTTAATTGTAGAAGAGAAAGGCTTGGCTAAGGCTGCGAAAGAAGTGGATGTGGTAACAACAGGCACTTTCGGAGCTATGTGCTCTAGTGGCGTTTTTCTTAATTTTGGTCACTCAGAAGAGCCTATAAAAATGCAGCGCGTTTGGCTGAATGATGTTGAGGCATATACAGGTATAGCAGCTGTAGATGCTTATTTAGGTGCAACCCAGCTTAGCGAAACAAAAGGTTTTGACTACGGCGGAGCGCACGTAATTGAAGATTTGCTGTTAGGCAAGGAAATAGAGCTGAGAGCAGTTAGCTACGGAACTGACTGCTATCCTAAAAAGAGCTTGAAGACCAAAATTACTTTAGAATATTTAAATCAAGCTATAATGGTCAATCCAAGGAATGCATATCAAAGATATAATGTGGCTACAAATTCTTCAGATAAAACTCTCTATACCTATATGGGTACTTTACTGCCAAATTTTGGTAATGCAACTTTTTCCGGCGCAGGTGCATTATCGCCGCTATGCAACGACCCTGATTACGAGACTATAGGAATTGGCACTAAAATATTTTTAGGAGGAGGTAAAGGCTATGTAATTGGCGAAGGTACTCAGCATAATCCAAAAGCAGGTTTTGGTACATTGATGGTAAAAGGCAACCTAAAAGAAATGTCAGCTGAATATTTAAAACCTGCAATTTTCCATAAATATGGCGTTACTTTATACGTTGGTATAGGCGTTCCTATCCCTGTACTAAACGAAAGCATTGCAAGAAAGACTGCAATTAAAGATGCAGATATAGTTACTAACGTGCTTGATTACTCAGTACCTAAAAGAGACAGACCGATACTTAGGAAAGTAACTTACGAAGAGCTCAAATCAGGATTAATAGAAATTCAAGGTAAAGAAGTACCTACATCATCACTCTCAAGCTATTTCATTGCTAAGAAGATAGCACTGGAACTAAAAAACTGGCTTGAAAAAGGTAATTTTTTGATTTCCGCGCCTTTAGAAAAATTGCCGTACGATGTAGTGTTCAAGCCTATGAAAGAAGAGATAATGAGAGTAAAAGATGTAATGCTTGCGCCAGTCATTACTATCAAAGGAGGCTCTAGCATTAGGGAAGCAGCTAATTTGATAATAGAGAAGAATATAGACCATTTACCTGTAGTTTCTAAAGAAAATAAAATTCTGGGTATTTTAACTTCCTGGGATATTTCTAAAGCTGTACTTGGTAAATATAGATTTGTAGATGAAATAATGACTGAAAAAGTTATCACTGCAGAGCTTGAAGAAAGTGTAGAAAGCGCTGCTAAAAAACTGCAAGAGCATAATATTTCTGCACTACCAGTAGTTGATAAAGAGCAGAAAGTTGTAGGAATGATAACTACAAGTGCATTGAGCAAATTATTAATAAAATGAAAGTTCGCGTTTACTTTCCAGGAAAGGTAGTTAACGAGCCCGTTATAGCGCAAACAATTTTAGAGAGTAAAAGTTTAATTAATATATTAAGAGCAACTGTGGATGAGCATGGCGGAGATATGATTATAGATATTCCAGAAAAAGATTACACCAAGATTGTTAATTTACTAAGGTCTAGGGGCGCGAGCGTATCGATGCTTGAGAAGCCTATAATTCTCAACGAAGAAAAATGTATAAACTGCGGCGCTTGTATCTCAATATGCCCTACGAAAGTATTTAACTACAAAGAAGACAAATCAATTTCTGTAGATTACGAAAGATGTATTCAATGTGGCTTGTGCATTAACGCATGTCCCCATCAAGCTCTGATGGTGCATAGAAAATGCTGAGGGAGCTGTTCCAAGTAAGTGAAACTGCGATTACTATAATTGCAGAAGAGCAGGAATATAGTGAGGTAGCGAAGAGAGCTGTTTTGAGAGCGCGCGCTGAACTTGAAAAATTCATTTTTCAAGCCAAGCTTTTTGCAATTACCTTGGAGCCTTATCATTGCAACGAAGAAGCGCCTGAGATTGTCAAGAGAATGTGCGAAGAAAGCTCTAAATTTGGTATAGGCCCTATGAGTGCAGTCGCAGGCGCTATTGCGCAAGTTGCTCTTGAAGCTATGCTTGAGAAAGGTGCTGAGCATGCAATTGTTGATAACGGTGGAGATATTGCAATGGCTCTTAAAAAGCCTGCCAACGTAGGAATATATGCAGGCGAGTCTAAAATAAAAAATTTAGCTTTGAAAATAATGCCTGAGACGACGCCTTTAGGAATATGCACTTCATCAGCTACGATAGGGCATTCTATTAGTTTTGGGAAGGCTGATGCGAGCGTCGTTGTCGCTAATAACGCAATTCTTGCAGATTCTGCAGCTACAGCTCTAGGAAATGCTGTGAGAAGTGAAGAAGAAATTGAGAAATCTTTCGAAGTTGTTAAAAATATTGATGGCATAATAGGAGCTTTGGTTATTGTAAATGATAAATTAGGGTTGTGGGGCGAATTGCCAGAGATTATAAAAGCAGATGCTAAGTTCGAGGTTATAACGAAAGGAAGGAAGTTCAAATTCCCAACTCGCCAGGAGTTTTAGGGAAAAGAGTGACCTCTTCTATTCTTTTAGCTCCGCAAACGTATCTAGTAAATCTTTCTATGCCCAGTCCAAAACCTGCAGATTTACAAAGACCTTGCCTTGCAAGCTGTAAATACACAATAAAGTCTTCTACTTTCAAGCCCTGCTTCTTTATTCTGGCAATAATTCTATCATACTCGTATTCGCGCTCGCCACCAGATAGTGCTTCTCCACACCCTTCTGGCCAGATTAAATCCATATCTACAAGATATCCAGGCTTCTCTTCGCTTTCCCTATCGTAAAATTCGCGTGCTTCCAAAGGAACGTCTATAATCCAGAAGGGCTCTTTGTGAAGTTGCGAGAGAACAGCTTCGAAATTACCGCCGTATTTATCATAAGCGTCTTCGTAACTAATGCGCTCAAAAGGCTTGTTAGGGACTCTAAGCTCGCGCTTGAAAAGTTCTAGCTCCTCTTTGCAACTATCCTTTACACAGCGCAATGTGTGAATAACCAAATTCTCGCCTAATCTTATTAGCTCCTCGCGATCACCATCTCTTACCTCTAAATCTAACTGAACAAACTCAACTAAATGCTTGCCTGTATCTGCCAGCTCTACAGGCTCGAATCTTATATTCGGCGAATAGCAGAAAATTTTAGGAATTGTCAGTATAGCAAGCTGCTTGTGAAATATCATGCTCTTTGTCAATTGATATTTGTGGTTATAGTATTCTATAATAGCACTGCCTGTAGCATGTCTTAGAGGATCTGTAATAGGCGAAATTATAACTGGCAGAATTTCAACAAAGCCCTCGCTCCTCAAATAGTCGCCTGTTGCTTTAATGATTGCACTCTGTATTTTTAGCGCACTAGCTTTTCGTTCAGAAACCGATTCGAATAGCTTTTTCATAAAAATTAATAGATATATAAAACTTAATAAGGCTTTCTGGAGATTTTTTGAACAATCTACAAAAAAAAATTTATAAATAGCCCAATTTTTTCAATAAAGACATTGGATTTTCAACTAAAATTCTATTTATCTCATTTCCCAAACCTAATTTTAGGCATATTTTTCTAGGTTCTCCTTCCCTCAATAAATCCTTTTCAGAATGGGCATCTGTACTCAGCAATAGCTTGCAATTTGCTTTTTTACAAATTTCTGCAATGTGGTTGTTTGCTATTGAGTGCCCTCCCCTTTTAGTCAACTCTATAAAGATATTGTTTTTATAAGCTATTTCTGCCTCTTCCAAACTTAAATAACCAGGATGCGCTAAAATATCTATATCTGAGCGCAGGCCTTCGTAATTAGTTCCTTTCTCCACAGGCTCTATAGGTGTTTCGCCATGTAAAACTACTAGCTTTGCACCTTTTTTTCGGGCTTCTTTTGCAAGTTTGGAAATTGCTTTTACAGGTATGTGCGTTAGCTCAACTCCTGCTATAGCGATAATATCCCAGTGTTTTTCAGCAAGCTCGCAATCTTTAGTAGCGCTTGCTATAACACTTTCTAGATTAGAAGGGCTCACATGGTCTGTAATAGCAATTGCTTTATAACCAAGAACAAAAGCTCTCCTTATAAGCTCTATTGGCAAAAGTTCGCCATCGCTGAGTAACGTATGGGTATGGAAATCGTAGGTCATTTTCTCCTCCTCTCAAGCTCTCTGAAAATATCGATTGGCTCTATACCGTGAGCAGTCATAAGTACCATACAGTGATAGAAAAGATCTGCTAGTTCCCAAACTAAATTTTCTTTTGTGGATGCAGTTGCAACTTCTTTGGATTCTTCTATTATTTTATCTGTTAGTAATTTTTCGTTGCTTAAAAGCTTGCTGGTATATGATTTTTCAGAAGGACTCTTTTTCCTCTCTTCCAGCACTTTCAAAAGCTCGTAAATTAGACTAGCGCCTTTCTCTTTCTCAATTATAGAATTGAAGAAGCATGAGTAGCTGTTGGTATGGCATGCGTTACCTTTCTGCTTTACTCTAGCCAAAATCGAATCTCTATCGCAATCTACTTTCAAAGCAACGAGCTCTTGCACATTGCCTGTTTTTTCGCCCTTCTGCCATATTCTTTTCATTTCCCTGCTCCAGTAGTGCATTTTTCCTGTAGCAAGCGTTTTCTCTAAAGCTTCTTTGTTGAGCCATGCATGCATCAGCACTTCGTTATTAGTATAGTCCTGCGTTATTACAGGTATTAGCCCACGCTCATCAAATTTTAGGTCTTCTTCCATTTAACCTCACCTTTTGTGCTTTTCAATTTCATTTCAAACTCAAGCGCTTCTCTCAGAGCTAAACCCAAAGCTTTAAAAGTGGCTTCTACTATATGATGCTCTTCCCTACCGCGCAAAATTAGGTTGTGGAAAGTGATTTTTGACTCTAGAGCAAAAGACCTAAGGAAATGCAGATATAGTTCATTTGGTAAATCTACATTAACATAAGGTCTTTCAATTAAATCTACACTTACTAATACTAAAGCATCGTCCATAGGCAAAATTGATTTACCAATTCTCTTTATTTTAACTTCTTTTTTTAATTTTTCGCGTAATGCCTTGCCTAAAGTTATTCCAATATCTTCGCATAGGTGATGCTCGTCCTTACCGCTTGCTCTAACAGCTAAATTAAAATTTGCAAATTTAGCAAGCGTTGTGAGCATATGCTCTAAAAAGTTGTTCTCGGGCTTTAATTCAATCTTAGCTTTGCCTTCACCGTAAATCTCCAGCTCTAGAGCGATATCAGTTTCCTTGGTCTTTCTTTGAATTCTCATAATAAAAAAAATAGCAAGCTAGTTTATATAATTATACCTTTTTAGTTCTTTAATAGCTTCTCCAAAATTTATCTTTTTTTTATATAGTGCCATACCAAGCACAGCGCCATCAATACCAATTTGGTGGAGTTTCTTCAAATCTTCAATCCTGCAAATTCCACCTGAAACTAAAATTTCCTTGCTCGTTAGTTTTCTGAGCTTTTTTATAGGCTCTAGCTCTATACCTTTAAGACTGCCTTCTGTCTTGATATTAGTGTATAAGAAGCCACACAGATTGAGCTTTTCAACATCTTTTACATATTCAGCTAGATTTTTTCCGCTGTTCTCCTGCCAACCCTTAACTAATATTTTATCGTTTTTAGAATCTACCGCAACTATAATTTTAGAGCCTAGTTTTGAAGCTAGCTCTTTCAGCCAGTCAATATCTATAACAGCGCGTGTGCCCACTATTATTCTATTTGCGCCTTTCTCTAGTAGCTCGCAAGCTTTTTCTGTGGCTCTTATTCCACCACCCACTTGCACTTTAATATCTACTTTTTCAATTATTTCTTCAATTGTTTTGAGGTTATTGCCTATGCCTAATGCTGCATCCAAGTCCACTAAATGCAGCCAATCTGCGCCCTCTTCTCGCCATTTAATAGCAAGCTCTAAAGCGCTCTCTTTCAATACAATACCTGTATTGAGTTTGCCATGTAGCAATTTAACTACTTTTCCATTATGTAAATCAATGCTAGGAATGATTTTCATGACCTTAAAATTACATTTATACTTTTTATCAGTCTGGAATTATCTTCCCTTTTGCCAGTTGTAATTCTAACGCAATTTTCAAGCTCTTTTTGCATGCCAAAATCTTTTATCAATATTGCTTTCTTCCTTAAAGCTGCGCATAATTTTTCTGAGTTAATAGGCGCTTTTGCAAGTACGAAATTAGTCACTGACGGATAGACCTCAAAACCAAGCTTTTCAAGCTCTTTACTTAATTTCTCGCGCTCTTCTATAGTGATTTTTACAATTTTTTTCAGCCACGCATTAGATTTCAAAGCTTCTATTGCGAGTGATTCGCTTACAGCATTCAAGTTATAAGGCGGCTTCACTTTGAGCAGTTCTTCGATAATACTTTGCTGCGCTACCCCATAACCTATTCTAAGACCTGCTAGAGCATAAGCTTTAGAAAAAGTTCTTGTTATTATCAGATT carries:
- a CDS encoding 4Fe-4S binding protein, yielding MKVRVYFPGKVVNEPVIAQTILESKSLINILRATVDEHGGDMIIDIPEKDYTKIVNLLRSRGASVSMLEKPIILNEEKCINCGACISICPTKVFNYKEDKSISVDYERCIQCGLCINACPHQALMVHRKC
- a CDS encoding homocysteine biosynthesis protein; the encoded protein is MPKTLEEINRKIKEGNAVVVDAEEMSLIVEEKGLAKAAKEVDVVTTGTFGAMCSSGVFLNFGHSEEPIKMQRVWLNDVEAYTGIAAVDAYLGATQLSETKGFDYGGAHVIEDLLLGKEIELRAVSYGTDCYPKKSLKTKITLEYLNQAIMVNPRNAYQRYNVATNSSDKTLYTYMGTLLPNFGNATFSGAGALSPLCNDPDYETIGIGTKIFLGGGKGYVIGEGTQHNPKAGFGTLMVKGNLKEMSAEYLKPAIFHKYGVTLYVGIGVPIPVLNESIARKTAIKDADIVTNVLDYSVPKRDRPILRKVTYEELKSGLIEIQGKEVPTSSLSSYFIAKKIALELKNWLEKGNFLISAPLEKLPYDVVFKPMKEEIMRVKDVMLAPVITIKGGSSIREAANLIIEKNIDHLPVVSKENKILGILTSWDISKAVLGKYRFVDEIMTEKVITAELEESVESAAKKLQEHNISALPVVDKEQKVVGMITTSALSKLLIK
- the hisA gene encoding 1-(5-phosphoribosyl)-5-[(5-phosphoribosylamino)methylideneamino]imidazole-4-carboxamide isomerase, yielding MKIIPSIDLHNGKVVKLLHGKLNTGIVLKESALELAIKWREEGADWLHLVDLDAALGIGNNLKTIEEIIEKVDIKVQVGGGIRATEKACELLEKGANRIIVGTRAVIDIDWLKELASKLGSKIIVAVDSKNDKILVKGWQENSGKNLAEYVKDVEKLNLCGFLYTNIKTEGSLKGIELEPIKKLRKLTSKEILVSGGICRIEDLKKLHQIGIDGAVLGMALYKKKINFGEAIKELKRYNYIN
- the hisIE gene encoding bifunctional phosphoribosyl-AMP cyclohydrolase/phosphoribosyl-ATP diphosphatase HisIE, whose product is MEEDLKFDERGLIPVITQDYTNNEVLMHAWLNKEALEKTLATGKMHYWSREMKRIWQKGEKTGNVQELVALKVDCDRDSILARVKQKGNACHTNSYSCFFNSIIEKEKGASLIYELLKVLEERKKSPSEKSYTSKLLSNEKLLTDKIIEESKEVATASTKENLVWELADLFYHCMVLMTAHGIEPIDIFRELERRRK
- a CDS encoding asparagine synthetase A; translated protein: MKKLFESVSERKASALKIQSAIIKATGDYLRSEGFVEILPVIISPITDPLRHATGSAIIEYYNHKYQLTKSMIFHKQLAILTIPKIFCYSPNIRFEPVELADTGKHLVEFVQLDLEVRDGDREELIRLGENLVIHTLRCVKDSCKEELELFKRELRVPNKPFERISYEDAYDKYGGNFEAVLSQLHKEPFWIIDVPLEAREFYDRESEEKPGYLVDMDLIWPEGCGEALSGGEREYEYDRIIARIKKQGLKVEDFIVYLQLARQGLCKSAGFGLGIERFTRYVCGAKRIEEVTLFPKTPGELGI
- a CDS encoding histidinol phosphate phosphatase domain-containing protein, encoding MTYDFHTHTLLSDGELLPIELIRRAFVLGYKAIAITDHVSPSNLESVIASATKDCELAEKHWDIIAIAGVELTHIPVKAISKLAKEARKKGAKLVVLHGETPIEPVEKGTNYEGLRSDIDILAHPGYLSLEEAEIAYKNNIFIELTKRGGHSIANNHIAEICKKANCKLLLSTDAHSEKDLLREGEPRKICLKLGLGNEINRILVENPMSLLKKLGYL
- a CDS encoding UPF0280 family protein encodes the protein MLRELFQVSETAITIIAEEQEYSEVAKRAVLRARAELEKFIFQAKLFAITLEPYHCNEEAPEIVKRMCEESSKFGIGPMSAVAGAIAQVALEAMLEKGAEHAIVDNGGDIAMALKKPANVGIYAGESKIKNLALKIMPETTPLGICTSSATIGHSISFGKADASVVVANNAILADSAATALGNAVRSEEEIEKSFEVVKNIDGIIGALVIVNDKLGLWGELPEIIKADAKFEVITKGRKFKFPTRQEF
- a CDS encoding imidazoleglycerol-phosphate dehydratase, which gives rise to MRIQRKTKETDIALELEIYGEGKAKIELKPENNFLEHMLTTLAKFANFNLAVRASGKDEHHLCEDIGITLGKALREKLKKEVKIKRIGKSILPMDDALVLVSVDLIERPYVNVDLPNELYLHFLRSFALESKITFHNLILRGREEHHIVEATFKALGLALREALEFEMKLKSTKGEVKWKKT
- the trpA gene encoding tryptophan synthase subunit alpha → MGILKKNELIIYLMAGDTNLSKTLEYVLALERAGADIIELGIPFSDPIADGATIQLADLRAFESGTTPEKVLELVKTIRKESDIPIAIMTYYNIIFNFGEEQFVKRASAVGVDGIIVPDLPIEESDALIKAARAYDIATIFLASPASSNERIKKIIEKTKGFLYLVSVYGVTGAREELSKAAKSLIKRVKLLAEAKIPVALGFGISKPKHVYEAVKAGASAVIVGSAVVKIIEESASTKRIESFVKSLKNALSDA